In Pseudomonas sp. MTM4, one genomic interval encodes:
- a CDS encoding diheme cytochrome c, whose translation MKIAPLAAVAGLGLTLVLAGLSFADDDDHHERKGYKRPKRLSVPSDAPLVWKEECAACHMLYSPGLLPADAWREQMRTLGDHYGSNASLDPVQEKEILDFLVRASAVNRLPVEPSPTAGEPPRISQTRWFEHKHDEVSEAKFARESVGGRFNCVACHRDAEKGDFDEDRVKIPR comes from the coding sequence ATGAAGATTGCACCCCTTGCTGCCGTCGCCGGGCTGGGCCTGACCCTGGTACTGGCCGGCCTCAGCTTCGCCGATGACGACGACCATCACGAGCGCAAGGGCTACAAGCGGCCCAAGCGCCTGTCGGTACCCAGCGACGCGCCGCTGGTGTGGAAGGAAGAATGCGCTGCCTGCCACATGCTCTATTCTCCCGGCCTGCTGCCTGCCGATGCCTGGCGCGAGCAGATGCGCACCCTGGGCGATCACTACGGCAGCAACGCGTCGCTGGACCCGGTGCAGGAAAAGGAAATCCTCGACTTCCTGGTCCGCGCCTCGGCCGTCAACCGCCTGCCGGTGGAGCCGTCACCCACCGCCGGCGAGCCGCCACGCATCAGCCAGACGCGCTGGTTCGAGCACAAACACGACGAGGTCAGCGAAGCCAAGTTCGCCCGCGAGTCGGTCGGCGGCCGCTTCAACTGCGTGGCCTGCCATCGCGACGCAGAAAAAGGCGACTTCGACGAGGACCGGGTGAAGATTCCGCGCTGA
- a CDS encoding RNA polymerase sigma factor has protein sequence MNDSEQDLIQQAARGDRQAFGTLVRVHQARVFHFLRRLLGSADEAADLTQETFIRAFQALPRWRPEARLQTWLLQIARNAALDALRQRQRHVDVAPEELAEPVDPAPSPLSRLQTGRDLALLERLLARLPHEQREILLLREVEGLAYDELAATLQLNAGTVKSRLARAREALLHGYRQANGGTLDD, from the coding sequence ATGAACGACAGCGAACAGGACCTCATCCAGCAGGCCGCGCGTGGTGATCGCCAGGCGTTCGGCACGCTGGTGCGCGTCCATCAGGCGCGGGTCTTCCACTTCCTCCGTCGCCTGCTCGGCAGCGCCGACGAGGCCGCGGACCTGACTCAGGAAACGTTCATCCGCGCCTTCCAGGCGCTCCCCAGGTGGCGCCCGGAAGCACGCTTGCAGACCTGGTTGCTGCAGATCGCACGCAATGCCGCGCTGGATGCGCTGCGCCAGCGGCAACGCCACGTCGACGTGGCGCCGGAGGAACTGGCCGAGCCGGTCGATCCGGCGCCATCGCCGCTGAGCCGGCTGCAGACCGGGCGCGATCTGGCATTGCTGGAACGCTTGCTGGCCCGCCTGCCCCACGAACAGCGCGAGATCCTGCTGCTGCGCGAAGTGGAGGGGCTGGCCTACGACGAACTGGCCGCCACGCTGCAGCTCAACGCCGGCACCGTCAAGTCGCGCCTGGCACGCGCCCGCGAGGCGCTGCTGCACGGCTATCGCCAGGCCAACGGAGGCACCCTCGATGACTGA
- a CDS encoding anti-sigma factor: MTEHLDMAILSAYLDNELDAAAQRHADAHLAGCPQCRATLAELDGLGQGLRALASPELPAELQARLQRPFAPPVRSGWARHWAQGIGAAASILLGLLLGYALPGQPPGSSPRHDLLAVLGSTPPGALCARPEFCYLKVNLK; encoded by the coding sequence ATGACTGAGCATCTGGACATGGCGATCCTGTCCGCCTACCTCGACAACGAACTCGACGCCGCCGCACAGCGCCACGCCGACGCCCACCTGGCGGGTTGTCCGCAGTGTCGCGCGACCCTGGCCGAGCTCGACGGGCTCGGCCAGGGCTTGCGTGCGCTGGCCAGCCCGGAGTTGCCGGCCGAGTTGCAGGCGCGTCTGCAGCGGCCCTTCGCGCCGCCGGTGCGCAGCGGGTGGGCCCGGCACTGGGCACAGGGTATCGGCGCCGCGGCGTCGATCCTGCTCGGCCTGCTGCTCGGCTATGCGCTGCCCGGCCAGCCGCCGGGCAGCTCACCCCGCCACGACCTGCTCGCCGTCCTCGGCAGCACCCCACCTGGCGCGCTCTGCGCGCGCCCCGAATTCTGCTACCTGAAGGTAAACCTGAAATGA
- a CDS encoding periplasmic heavy metal sensor: MSNTTLRNALVLSVLVNVGVLAGLGWQKLSRDGLPMPSGAPTELSRELQLSASQLQRWHDAEAPFLAYLRASNASLGEHRNRLIEAIFAEQVDRAVIDAEQAKIAELQNEQQRLLIDQLLQEREILEPQQRARLAQVLTQQSFGADSIEQLHRK, from the coding sequence ATGAGCAACACCACCCTGCGCAACGCCCTGGTCCTGTCCGTGCTGGTCAACGTCGGCGTGCTCGCTGGCCTCGGCTGGCAGAAACTCAGTCGCGATGGCCTGCCGATGCCCTCTGGCGCACCGACCGAGCTGTCGCGCGAGCTGCAACTGAGCGCCAGCCAGCTGCAGCGCTGGCACGATGCCGAGGCGCCGTTCCTGGCCTACCTGCGCGCCTCCAACGCCAGCCTCGGCGAACACCGCAACCGGCTGATCGAGGCGATCTTCGCTGAACAGGTAGACCGCGCGGTAATCGACGCCGAGCAGGCGAAGATCGCCGAACTGCAGAACGAACAGCAGCGCCTACTCATCGACCAGCTGCTGCAGGAGCGCGAGATCCTCGAACCGCAGCAGCGCGCGCGGCTCGCCCAGGTGCTCACGCAGCAGTCGTTCGGCGCCGACAGCATCGAGCAATTGCACCGCAAATGA
- a CDS encoding LTA synthase family protein has product MLSSLRRPARERAASGFNGLAAHLRFTFASALALLALFALLRLGLLLFNRELIGSTPLASFVEAFGNGLRFDLRVTVYILVPLLLAVLSSRAMAARRLQQLWLGVCASVAILLGLIELNFYREFHQRLNSLVFQYLQEDPATVLSMLWHGFPVLRLLAAWLAASAALFALFGWLERRTRAAPVSLASAPARRGASWPARFAVFGVLLVVSVVAARGTLRQGPPLRWGDAFTTASTFANHLGQNATLSLYDAARNRFSSHRDNSWKATLPVADAQAITRELLLTANDRLVDAELAPVRRDFQPPADGQLAVRNVVVILMESFAGRYVGALGSADGITPNFDRLAGEGLLFERFFANGTHTHQGMFASMACFPNLPGFEYLMQTPEGGHRFSGLPQLLGARAFDDVYVYNGDFAWDNQAGFFGNQGMKRFVGRNDYVNPVVSDPTWGVSDQDMFTRAAEELGKLDNGAPFYALLQTLSNHTPYALPEQLPVAAVEGHGALDQHLTAMRYSDWALGQFFDKVRNQPWFKQTLFVVVGDHGFGAPEEVTEMDLLRFHVPLLLIAPGVTERFGSRREVVGTQVDVVPTIMGRLGGEVRHQCWGRDLLSLPADDPGFGIVKPSGSDQTVALIRGDRVLVQPKEQPARLYRYRLGGEPAGERIAAAEDQPQLLRQLHAYLQTATASLLANTSGDRSGEGESEAVAAEVPLAVKAAPPARPDKG; this is encoded by the coding sequence ATGCTTTCCTCTTTGCGACGCCCTGCTCGAGAGCGCGCGGCGTCCGGCTTCAATGGCCTGGCCGCGCACCTGCGCTTCACGTTCGCCAGTGCGCTGGCCCTGCTGGCGTTGTTTGCGCTGCTGCGGCTGGGCTTGCTGCTGTTCAACCGCGAGCTGATCGGCAGTACACCGCTGGCCAGCTTCGTCGAGGCGTTCGGCAACGGCCTGCGTTTCGACCTGCGGGTGACGGTGTACATCCTCGTGCCGCTGCTGCTCGCGGTACTCAGTAGCCGGGCAATGGCCGCCCGCCGGCTGCAGCAGCTATGGCTGGGTGTTTGCGCCAGCGTGGCGATCCTGCTCGGGCTGATCGAGCTGAACTTCTATCGCGAGTTTCACCAGCGCCTCAACAGCCTGGTGTTCCAGTACCTGCAGGAAGACCCGGCTACGGTGCTGAGCATGCTCTGGCACGGCTTTCCGGTGCTGCGGCTGCTGGCCGCCTGGCTCGCGGCGAGCGCCGCGCTGTTCGCGCTGTTCGGCTGGCTGGAGCGCCGCACCCGTGCCGCTCCGGTCAGCCTGGCGAGCGCGCCGGCCCGCCGCGGCGCGAGCTGGCCGGCGCGCTTCGCGGTGTTCGGCGTGTTGCTGGTGGTCAGTGTGGTGGCCGCGCGCGGCACGCTGCGTCAGGGCCCGCCGCTGCGCTGGGGCGATGCCTTCACCACCGCCTCGACCTTCGCCAACCACCTTGGTCAGAACGCCACGCTGTCGCTCTACGATGCGGCGCGCAACCGCTTCTCCAGCCATCGCGACAACAGCTGGAAGGCGACACTGCCGGTGGCGGATGCGCAGGCGATCACCCGCGAGCTGCTGCTGACCGCCAACGACCGGCTGGTGGATGCCGAGCTGGCGCCGGTGCGCCGTGACTTCCAGCCGCCGGCGGACGGCCAGCTGGCGGTGCGCAACGTGGTGGTGATCCTCATGGAGAGCTTCGCCGGCCGCTATGTCGGCGCGCTCGGCAGTGCCGACGGCATCACGCCGAACTTCGACCGCCTGGCCGGCGAGGGGCTGTTGTTCGAGCGCTTCTTCGCCAACGGCACCCACACCCACCAGGGCATGTTCGCCAGCATGGCCTGCTTTCCCAACCTGCCGGGCTTCGAGTACCTGATGCAGACGCCCGAAGGCGGCCATCGCTTCTCCGGCCTGCCGCAGCTGCTCGGTGCGCGGGCGTTCGACGACGTTTACGTCTACAACGGCGATTTCGCCTGGGACAACCAGGCGGGGTTCTTCGGCAACCAGGGCATGAAGCGCTTCGTCGGCCGCAACGACTACGTGAATCCGGTGGTTTCCGACCCGACCTGGGGCGTTTCCGACCAGGACATGTTCACCCGCGCCGCCGAGGAGCTGGGCAAGCTGGATAACGGCGCGCCGTTCTATGCGCTGCTGCAGACGCTGTCCAACCACACGCCGTACGCGCTGCCCGAGCAGTTGCCGGTCGCTGCTGTCGAGGGGCATGGCGCGCTGGATCAGCATCTGACGGCGATGCGTTATTCGGACTGGGCGCTGGGGCAGTTCTTCGACAAGGTGCGTAACCAGCCCTGGTTCAAGCAGACCTTGTTCGTCGTGGTCGGCGACCACGGGTTCGGCGCGCCGGAGGAAGTCACCGAGATGGATCTGCTGCGCTTCCACGTGCCGCTGCTGCTGATCGCCCCGGGCGTCACCGAGCGTTTCGGCAGCCGTCGCGAGGTGGTCGGTACGCAGGTGGACGTGGTGCCGACCATCATGGGCCGCCTCGGTGGCGAGGTGCGTCATCAATGCTGGGGCCGCGATTTGCTCAGCCTGCCGGCGGACGATCCGGGTTTCGGCATCGTCAAGCCGTCGGGCAGCGACCAGACCGTGGCGCTGATCCGCGGTGATCGGGTGCTGGTACAGCCCAAGGAGCAGCCGGCGCGGCTGTATCGCTATCGCCTGGGCGGTGAACCGGCTGGCGAGCGGATCGCCGCTGCCGAGGATCAGCCGCAGCTGCTGCGCCAGCTGCACGCCTACCTGCAGACCGCCACCGCCAGCCTGCTGGCCAACACCAGCGGAGATCGCAGCGGCGAGGGCGAGTCGGAAGCGGTGGCCGCCGAGGTGCCGCTCGCGGTGAAAGCGGCCCCGCCGGCACGGCCGGACAAGGGTTGA
- a CDS encoding diacylglycerol kinase yields the protein MSSEPTCAATDAVASVDVPADGAALKGRSGLARIWYASGYSAAGLKAAYRGEAAFRQLVLLNLLLIPLAFLFDVSRVERAVLIAVVFLGLIVELLNSAIEATVDRISFELHPLAKQAKDMGSAAQLLALCLIGLVWAVILIP from the coding sequence ATGTCATCTGAGCCGACCTGCGCGGCTACCGATGCCGTGGCCAGCGTCGACGTGCCGGCCGACGGTGCGGCGCTGAAGGGGCGCAGCGGACTGGCGCGCATCTGGTACGCGTCCGGCTATTCGGCTGCAGGTCTCAAGGCCGCTTATAGAGGCGAAGCGGCGTTTCGCCAGCTGGTGCTACTGAATCTGCTGCTGATTCCCTTGGCGTTTCTGTTCGACGTCAGCCGCGTCGAGCGCGCCGTGCTGATTGCCGTGGTGTTTCTCGGCCTGATCGTCGAACTGCTCAACTCGGCCATCGAAGCGACGGTCGACCGCATCTCTTTCGAACTGCATCCGCTCGCCAAACAGGCCAAGGACATGGGAAGCGCCGCGCAATTGCTGGCGCTGTGCCTGATCGGTCTGGTCTGGGCGGTGATCCTCATCCCCTGA
- a CDS encoding lipopolysaccharide kinase InaA family protein: MSRPLVLPAREARTSTFQRWWNTQGEWVEEPNQRRAGESGVQRIRLRDPQQPLLYCKRQIGHLYRSLLHPFGRPTVLRELQALQAFARLGVQVPELVYCGTRQQAGQWQALLMTAELEGFVSLEDWYQQDLGGRFGPTVQERMLAAVGITLARIHQARWQHGCCYPKHIFIRVQGEGDAASVEVALLDLEKSRRRLRRSAAARHDLRQLKRHRQAMPEQDWQRLLAAHRTFSELRCDVI, encoded by the coding sequence ATGAGCCGACCACTCGTACTGCCGGCCCGCGAAGCGCGTACCAGCACCTTCCAGCGCTGGTGGAACACCCAGGGCGAATGGGTCGAGGAACCTAACCAGCGCCGCGCCGGCGAAAGCGGTGTGCAACGGATACGGCTGCGCGATCCGCAGCAGCCGCTGCTGTACTGCAAACGGCAGATTGGCCACCTGTATCGCTCGCTGCTGCATCCGTTCGGCCGGCCCACGGTGCTGCGCGAATTGCAGGCGCTGCAAGCATTCGCCCGGCTCGGCGTGCAGGTGCCGGAACTGGTCTACTGCGGCACGCGACAACAGGCCGGGCAGTGGCAGGCGCTGCTGATGACGGCGGAGCTGGAAGGCTTCGTCAGCCTGGAGGACTGGTATCAACAGGACTTGGGGGGGCGCTTCGGTCCGACGGTACAGGAGCGCATGCTAGCGGCGGTCGGGATCACCCTGGCGCGCATTCATCAGGCACGCTGGCAGCATGGCTGCTGCTACCCCAAGCACATCTTCATCAGGGTTCAGGGTGAAGGTGACGCGGCCAGCGTCGAAGTCGCGCTGCTCGATCTGGAAAAGAGTCGTCGCCGTTTGCGGCGCAGCGCCGCGGCACGGCATGACCTGCGCCAGCTCAAGCGTCATCGCCAGGCCATGCCGGAACAGGACTGGCAACGATTGCTGGCCGCCCACCGCACCTTCAGCGAGTTGCGCTGCGATGTCATCTGA
- a CDS encoding class I SAM-dependent methyltransferase: protein MTTSSPIELEFSRKYDRQHAYEYLHKHQDGLARRLSHWRDEQMARRALKIAGDPDLVLDLPCGAGRFWPLLAEHPSRMIFAADNSADMLAIAEASQSREILYRVESFQTSAFAIDMGDNAVDNIFCMRLLHHIADPAHRLAMLREFHRVTRDTLIVSLWVDGNYKAWKRKRLERRRPAKDNQNRFVVARSVIETEFAEAGFDILDRNDFLPGYAMWRVYVLRKRG, encoded by the coding sequence ATGACCACATCGAGCCCCATCGAACTGGAGTTCTCGCGCAAATACGATCGCCAGCACGCCTACGAATACCTGCACAAGCATCAGGATGGCCTGGCCCGGCGGCTGTCGCACTGGCGTGACGAGCAGATGGCGCGCCGCGCACTGAAGATCGCCGGCGATCCTGATCTGGTGCTGGACCTGCCGTGCGGCGCCGGGCGCTTCTGGCCGCTGCTGGCCGAGCACCCAAGCCGGATGATCTTTGCCGCCGACAACTCGGCCGACATGCTGGCGATCGCCGAAGCCTCGCAGTCGCGGGAAATCCTCTATCGGGTCGAGAGCTTCCAGACCTCCGCCTTCGCCATCGACATGGGTGACAACGCGGTAGACAACATCTTCTGCATGCGCCTACTGCACCACATCGCCGACCCGGCGCACCGGCTGGCGATGCTGCGTGAGTTCCACCGCGTCACCCGTGACACGCTGATCGTCTCGCTGTGGGTCGATGGCAACTACAAGGCCTGGAAGCGCAAGCGCCTGGAGCGTCGCCGGCCGGCGAAGGACAACCAGAACCGCTTCGTCGTCGCGCGCTCGGTGATCGAGACGGAATTCGCCGAGGCCGGCTTCGACATCCTCGACCGCAATGACTTCCTCCCGGGCTACGCCATGTGGCGGGTCTACGTGCTGCGCAAGCGGGGTTGA
- a CDS encoding HAMP domain-containing sensor histidine kinase produces the protein MLAKQPLARRIVIAFTLMTLVVSGAFALGIVGVVHFIEEQLVTEELSRDLDIVLNEDLPNGRTPQLGTSTHFFASHLPERPMPKAFAGLGEGFTELVRGDDAYYVYVRNVGADRYVLVQEQHEFEAREDALFNVVLAGFLLSVLGAWALGRLMANRVLAPVSRLANQVRHRDQLHPLAPPLALQYPDDEVGHLAAAFDSTLGQLRQTLERERLFTADVSHELRTPLMVVLGACELLEQQAELSPAAQRPPLARIQRAAREMHELVETFLMLARARPQQTSLAGDASLRSVATEQSERWAPLLAEKGLAFELLEEGEDRGVYNHTLLGTVMSNLLRNALHYTDRGTVRLVLDDAGFRVEDSGVGIPLAEQERMFQPFVRGAEGRGEGLGLGLSLVKRICAHQGWQVGVVPRQPQGSCFQVRFHDGAV, from the coding sequence ATGCTCGCTAAGCAGCCGCTGGCGCGGCGGATCGTCATCGCCTTCACGCTGATGACGCTGGTGGTGAGCGGTGCGTTCGCCCTCGGCATCGTTGGCGTGGTGCACTTCATCGAAGAGCAGCTGGTCACCGAGGAGTTGAGTCGCGACCTGGACATCGTGCTCAACGAGGATCTGCCAAACGGACGAACACCGCAGCTGGGTACCAGCACTCACTTCTTCGCCTCGCATCTGCCCGAGCGCCCGATGCCAAAGGCGTTTGCCGGGCTCGGCGAGGGGTTCACCGAGCTGGTTCGCGGGGACGATGCCTACTACGTCTATGTGCGCAATGTCGGCGCTGACCGCTACGTGCTGGTGCAGGAGCAGCACGAGTTCGAGGCCCGTGAGGATGCGCTGTTCAACGTCGTGCTGGCCGGCTTTCTGCTCAGCGTGCTCGGCGCCTGGGCGCTGGGGCGGCTGATGGCCAACCGGGTGTTGGCACCGGTCAGCCGCCTGGCCAACCAGGTGCGCCACCGCGACCAGCTGCATCCGCTGGCGCCGCCGCTGGCCCTGCAGTATCCCGATGACGAGGTCGGCCATCTGGCCGCGGCGTTCGACAGCACCCTCGGCCAGCTGCGCCAGACCCTGGAGCGCGAGCGGCTGTTCACCGCCGATGTCAGCCACGAACTACGCACCCCGTTGATGGTGGTGCTCGGCGCCTGCGAGCTCCTCGAGCAGCAGGCCGAGCTGTCGCCAGCCGCGCAGCGACCGCCGCTGGCGCGCATCCAGCGCGCCGCGCGGGAAATGCACGAGCTGGTGGAAACCTTCCTGATGCTGGCGCGGGCGCGTCCGCAACAGACGTCCTTGGCCGGCGACGCCAGCTTGCGGAGCGTGGCGACCGAGCAGAGCGAGCGCTGGGCACCGCTGCTGGCGGAGAAGGGCCTGGCCTTCGAGCTGCTGGAGGAGGGCGAGGACCGCGGCGTCTACAACCACACCCTGCTCGGCACGGTGATGTCCAACCTGCTGCGCAACGCACTGCATTACACCGACCGCGGCACGGTGCGGCTGGTCCTCGACGACGCTGGCTTTCGCGTCGAGGACAGCGGCGTGGGCATTCCCCTGGCGGAGCAGGAGCGCATGTTCCAGCCGTTCGTGCGGGGTGCCGAGGGGCGCGGCGAAGGGCTGGGGCTGGGGTTGTCGCTGGTCAAGCGGATCTGCGCGCACCAGGGCTGGCAGGTAGGTGTGGTGCCGCGGCAACCGCAGGGCAGCTGCTTTCAGGTGCGCTTTCATGACGGCGCTGTTTGA
- a CDS encoding response regulator transcription factor — MRILVIEDNRDILANVLDYLELKGYVVDCAQDGLSGLHLAATQDYDLIVLDLMLPGIDGLQVCKRLRDDAGRDTPIIMLTARDALPDRIKGLQAGADDYLIKPFALSELVARIEAILRRCQGSRRRQLQVADLCYDLDTLEASRGGQPIRLNPIGHKLLAILMQRSPAVVRREALEDAVWGDHVPDSDALRSHIHQLRQVLDKPFDKPLLHTVHGLGFRLAEDCDAR, encoded by the coding sequence ATGCGCATCCTGGTCATCGAAGACAACCGTGACATTCTCGCCAACGTGCTGGACTACCTTGAGCTCAAGGGCTACGTGGTCGACTGCGCGCAGGATGGCCTCAGCGGTCTGCACCTGGCCGCCACCCAGGACTACGACCTGATCGTGCTGGACCTGATGCTGCCGGGCATCGACGGGCTGCAGGTGTGCAAGCGCCTGCGCGACGATGCCGGGCGCGATACGCCGATCATCATGCTCACCGCCCGCGATGCGCTGCCTGACCGCATCAAGGGGCTGCAGGCCGGTGCCGACGACTATCTGATCAAGCCCTTCGCGCTGTCCGAGCTGGTTGCCCGTATCGAGGCGATCCTGCGTCGCTGCCAGGGATCGCGTCGCCGGCAGCTGCAGGTGGCCGATCTCTGCTACGACCTGGACACCCTGGAAGCCAGTCGTGGTGGCCAGCCGATTCGCCTCAACCCTATCGGCCACAAGCTGCTGGCGATCCTCATGCAGCGCAGCCCGGCGGTGGTGCGCCGCGAAGCGCTGGAAGATGCCGTCTGGGGTGATCACGTGCCGGACAGCGATGCGTTGCGCAGCCATATCCACCAGTTGCGCCAGGTGCTCGACAAGCCGTTCGACAAGCCGTTGCTGCATACTGTGCACGGCCTTGGCTTCCGCCTGGCGGAGGACTGCGATGCTCGCTAA
- a CDS encoding IS3-like element ISPst4 family transposase (programmed frameshift): MRKTTTYSPEVRERAVRMVLEHLNDYPSEWAAIEAIAPKIGCAAQTLHGWIRRQQTDAGQRPGQTSEERERIRALERENRELRKANEILRLASAYFCPGGARPPHQVLRAFVDQHRDRLGVESICRVLQIAPSGYRRHVAQQRNPALRCCRAQRDDALTLEIQRVWDANMQCYGAVKVWKQLRREGIEVARCTVERLMRRAGLQGIRRGQIVQTTVAGDKALCPLDRVQRQFHADRPNQLWVSDFTYVSTWQGWLYVAFVIDVFARRIVGWRVSTSMKTDFVLDALEQALYARQPHCSGGLIHHSDRGSQYVSIRYTERLAEAGIEPSVGSKGDSYDNALAETINGLYKAELIYRQSWKSREAVEMATLKWVHWYNHQRLLSSIGYIPPAEAEANFHQQQAGQAMAA; encoded by the exons ATGAGAAAGACTACTACCTACTCCCCTGAAGTCCGTGAGCGTGCTGTGCGCATGGTTCTGGAACACCTGAACGACTATCCGTCCGAGTGGGCAGCCATTGAGGCCATCGCTCCGAAGATTGGCTGTGCCGCGCAAACCCTGCATGGCTGGATTCGTCGCCAGCAGACCGATGCGGGGCAGCGCCCCGGTCAGACCAGTGAAGAGCGCGAGCGCATCAGAGCCCTAGAGCGCGAAAACCGCGAACTGCGTAAGGCAAACGAGATATTGCGCCTGGCCAGTGCGTATT TTTGCCCAGGCGGAGCTCGACCGCCGCACCAAGTCCTGAGGGCGTTTGTCGATCAGCATCGTGACCGTCTCGGGGTCGAGTCGATCTGCCGCGTGTTGCAGATCGCCCCGTCCGGTTACCGCAGGCACGTGGCTCAACAGCGCAACCCGGCACTGCGCTGTTGTCGTGCTCAGCGCGATGACGCATTGACCCTGGAAATCCAGCGAGTGTGGGATGCCAATATGCAGTGCTATGGCGCGGTGAAGGTCTGGAAGCAGCTGCGGCGAGAAGGCATCGAGGTCGCCAGATGCACGGTGGAGCGGTTAATGCGTCGGGCCGGATTGCAGGGCATTAGACGTGGCCAGATCGTGCAGACAACGGTGGCCGGCGACAAGGCCCTTTGCCCGCTGGATCGTGTCCAACGCCAGTTCCATGCCGACCGCCCGAACCAGTTGTGGGTGTCGGACTTCACCTATGTATCGACCTGGCAGGGCTGGCTGTACGTGGCGTTCGTGATCGACGTCTTTGCACGGCGGATCGTCGGCTGGCGAGTCAGTACCAGCATGAAGACAGACTTCGTACTGGATGCCCTAGAGCAAGCCTTGTATGCCCGTCAGCCGCATTGCTCGGGTGGTCTGATCCATCACAGCGACCGTGGAAGCCAGTACGTCTCGATCCGCTATACCGAACGGCTGGCAGAGGCCGGCATTGAGCCTTCGGTTGGCAGCAAGGGAGACAGCTACGACAACGCCTTGGCCGAAACCATCAACGGGTTGTACAAGGCCGAGCTGATTTACCGTCAGTCATGGAAGAGCCGCGAAGCCGTCGAAATGGCGACTTTGAAATGGGTGCACTGGTACAACCACCAACGCCTGCTGAGCTCAATCGGATATATCCCGCCTGCGGAGGCTGAGGCAAACTTCCACCAGCAACAAGCAGGTCAGGCCATGGCGGCCTGA